A stretch of the Planctomycetota bacterium genome encodes the following:
- a CDS encoding biliverdin-producing heme oxygenase, producing the protein MTTSPTKPAEPESRVGIADTLKSGTWDLHQTAENGHFQKRLVKGELGRGEYAALLAQLLVVHRALEASIEHAGRHCERVRSLNEDQPTHSPRLEQDLSTLGVEPATVRPVSAAEDFASWLNATAHKNPTAVIGPQYVLEGSTNGNRFIARAIGPALGLEGDGLRYLESYGDEQRECWGRFRSRLDRLDLDADALDGIVAAARRTFEGIHAINTQLLDQLSGRTPSA; encoded by the coding sequence ATGACGACCAGTCCGACCAAGCCCGCCGAGCCCGAGAGCCGCGTTGGCATCGCCGACACGCTCAAATCCGGCACCTGGGACCTGCACCAGACGGCCGAGAACGGGCACTTCCAGAAGCGGTTGGTGAAGGGCGAACTCGGCCGAGGCGAGTACGCGGCCCTGCTCGCCCAGCTCCTCGTGGTGCACCGGGCCCTCGAGGCGTCCATCGAGCACGCCGGCCGGCACTGCGAGCGGGTCCGCAGCCTCAACGAGGACCAGCCGACCCACAGCCCGCGGCTGGAGCAGGATCTCAGCACGCTCGGCGTCGAGCCCGCGACGGTGCGGCCGGTGTCCGCGGCGGAGGACTTCGCCTCCTGGCTCAACGCCACGGCGCACAAGAACCCGACCGCGGTCATCGGCCCGCAGTACGTGCTCGAGGGCTCGACCAACGGCAACCGCTTCATCGCTCGGGCCATCGGCCCCGCCCTGGGCCTCGAGGGCGACGGCCTGCGGTACCTCGAGTCGTACGGCGATGAACAGCGCGAGTGCTGGGGCCGATTCCGCAGCAGGCTCGATCGCCTCGACCTCGATGCGGATGCGCTCGATGGCATCGTCGCCGCCGCCCGGCGGACGTTCGAGGGCATCCATGCGATCAACACGCAGCTGCTCGATCAGCTGAGCGGCCGAACGCCAAGCGCCTAG
- a CDS encoding prepilin-type N-terminal cleavage/methylation domain-containing protein, producing the protein MAGSAAAPSRGFTLIELLVVIAILAILLAILLPSLASARGLARGVREASAAQQVMVAFQLYANDHAGFVLPGFPDRSEVSGASAPFDDRGEPIGDVFAAQRYPWRLAPYLEYNFAGLYKDDKVLAELRQRRGDFQYVVSLYPTLGMNSAFVGGSVSQLGDPTSRRIFGRVYVRRDDEARRPTEVLAFASARFRGAGTLPELPEPGGFFRVEAPTLGAGWQEAYDERAPSPGINSGFIALRHNGRAVAAMLDGHAELLGWDEILDMRRWADGADRADWAPEPRRR; encoded by the coding sequence ATGGCAGGCTCCGCCGCCGCCCCCAGCCGCGGGTTCACGCTCATCGAGCTGCTCGTGGTGATCGCGATCCTCGCGATACTCCTGGCCATCCTCCTGCCCTCGCTGGCCTCGGCCCGCGGGCTGGCCCGGGGCGTCCGCGAGGCGTCGGCGGCGCAGCAGGTGATGGTGGCCTTCCAGCTCTACGCCAACGACCACGCCGGTTTCGTGCTGCCGGGCTTCCCGGATCGCTCGGAGGTGTCCGGGGCGAGCGCCCCGTTCGACGATCGCGGCGAGCCGATCGGCGACGTGTTCGCGGCCCAGCGATACCCGTGGAGGCTTGCGCCCTACCTGGAGTACAACTTCGCCGGCCTCTACAAGGACGACAAGGTGCTCGCGGAGCTGCGGCAGCGGCGGGGCGACTTCCAGTATGTCGTGAGCCTGTACCCCACGCTGGGGATGAACTCGGCGTTTGTGGGCGGCAGCGTCAGCCAGCTCGGCGACCCGACGAGCAGGCGCATCTTCGGGCGGGTGTACGTCCGTCGGGACGACGAGGCGCGGCGGCCAACGGAGGTGCTGGCGTTCGCATCTGCCCGCTTCCGGGGCGCGGGCACGCTGCCGGAGCTTCCCGAGCCCGGCGGCTTCTTCCGCGTCGAGGCGCCGACGCTGGGCGCCGGCTGGCAGGAGGCCTACGACGAGCGTGCGCCGAGCCCCGGCATCAACAGCGGCTTCATCGCGCTGCGGCACAACGGCCGCGCCGTCGCCGCCATGCTCGACGGCCACGCCGAGCTGCTCGGCTGGGACGAGATCCTCGACATGCGTCGCTGGGCCGACGGCGCCGATCGGGCCGACTGGGCGCCCGAGCCCCGGCGTCGCTGA
- a CDS encoding GC-type dockerin domain-anchored protein: MPRHDRTLAIAAAPLLAMGASGLAQTGPITVSFDEPARDRWNYPFSATPGTRVAASVFGAVGVPGFDDRDAQFVVGFDTAADIPTGLGADAYRVVSARVQLVILNRDTFAYDPTIDPIATYLPDGDPDRAEDADAGRPIEIFATAYRNGFSIATWEETTDFTTDPTFPPPEGSRTAFAAVYGADGAATDVSNQVADRLDAEPLAVGLTDDAAPGELVPAEAFFAFDIDTCGVGAARFFSESLDAGRLNFTITGLHDATMGTTDPTFPVFITRENALAAPLGYAPRLELTVIAVDDADLNGDGELTIFDFLDFQNAFDAGDPLADFDGDCALTLFDFLAFQNAFDAG, from the coding sequence ATGCCACGCCACGACCGCACCCTCGCCATCGCCGCCGCCCCCCTCCTGGCGATGGGCGCTTCCGGACTCGCCCAGACCGGCCCGATCACCGTGAGCTTCGACGAGCCGGCCCGCGACCGCTGGAACTACCCCTTCAGTGCGACGCCGGGCACGCGCGTCGCGGCCAGCGTGTTCGGCGCGGTGGGCGTCCCGGGATTCGATGATCGCGACGCACAGTTCGTCGTGGGCTTCGATACCGCAGCCGACATCCCCACCGGCCTAGGCGCCGACGCCTATCGCGTCGTCTCCGCCCGCGTGCAGCTGGTCATCCTCAACCGGGACACCTTCGCGTACGACCCGACGATCGATCCGATCGCGACCTACCTGCCCGACGGCGATCCCGATCGCGCCGAGGACGCCGACGCCGGACGCCCGATCGAGATCTTCGCGACCGCCTACCGCAACGGCTTCTCCATCGCCACCTGGGAAGAAACGACGGACTTCACGACCGACCCCACGTTCCCGCCGCCGGAGGGCAGCCGCACGGCCTTCGCGGCCGTGTACGGCGCGGACGGCGCGGCGACGGACGTGTCCAATCAGGTCGCCGACCGCCTCGACGCCGAGCCACTCGCCGTCGGCCTCACGGACGACGCCGCGCCCGGCGAGCTCGTGCCGGCCGAGGCCTTCTTCGCGTTCGACATCGACACGTGCGGCGTCGGAGCCGCCCGCTTCTTCAGCGAGTCGCTCGACGCCGGTCGGCTGAACTTCACGATCACGGGCCTGCACGACGCCACGATGGGCACCACCGACCCGACCTTCCCGGTCTTCATCACTCGCGAGAACGCGCTGGCCGCACCCCTTGGCTACGCCCCGCGGCTCGAGCTGACGGTCATCGCGGTCGACGATGCGGACCTCAACGGCGACGGCGAGCTCACCATCTTCGACTTCCTGGATTTCCAGAATGCCTTCGATGCCGGCGATCCGCTCGCGGACTTCGACGGCGACTGCGCCCTCACGCTGTTCGACTTCCTCGCGTTCCAGAATGCCTTCGATGCGGGCTGA